A DNA window from Loxodonta africana isolate mLoxAfr1 chromosome 7, mLoxAfr1.hap2, whole genome shotgun sequence contains the following coding sequences:
- the LOC135231674 gene encoding olfactory receptor 5AP2-like: MTEFVLLGFRDHPELQCLLFVVFLLIYVTTVLGNLGMILLIKTDSRFHTPMYFFLSNLSLVDFCYSSVIAPNMLVNFWVENPVISFNGCATQFFFFGSFAAIEGFLLAVMAYDRYVAIFKPLLYTVTMSPNLNILLVLFTYLAGFINASIHTGFTFQLSFCGSNAINHFFCDILPLLKLSCSDTHINEVVIFAFASLNKLSCLLTILISYLYILAAILRIQSAEGRCKAFSTCASHLVAVTIFFGTILFMYLHPSSSYSMDQDKLVSVFYTLIIPMLNPLIYSLRNKEVKSSLGKVFKTNSFYMCF; encoded by the coding sequence ATGACTGAATTTGTTCTCCTGGGATTCAGGGATCATCCAGAGCTACAGTGTCTTCTTTTTGTGGTGTTCCTACTTATCTATGTGACCACTGTTCTTGGAAATCTCGGCATGATCCTGTTAATCAAAACTGACTCTCGTTTCCACActccaatgtatttcttcctcagtAACTTGTCCCTTGTTGATTTCTGCTACTCTTCTGTCATTGCCCCTAATATGCTGGTGAACTTCTGGGTGGAGAACCCAGTCATTTCATTTAATGGATGTGCCACtcaattcttcttttttggttcctTTGCTGCCATTGAGGGCTTCCTGTTGgctgtgatggcctatgaccgttatGTGGCCATTTTCAAGCCTCTACTTTACACAGTCACCATGTCCCCAAATCTCAACATCCTCTTGGTGTTATTTACATATCTTGCAGGCTTTATAAATGCTTCCATTCATACTGGCTTCACCTTCCAGCTGTCTTTCTGTGGCTCAAATGCCatcaaccactttttctgtgacatTCTGCCACTCCTTAAACTCTCTTGTTCTGACACACACATCAATGAAGTTGTCATTTTTGCTTTTGCCAGTCTTAATAAACTGAGTTGCCTCCTGACTATCCTCATTTCTTATCTCTACATCCTGGCTGCCATCTTAAGGATCCAGTCTGCGGAGGGAAGGtgcaaagccttctccacctgtgcttCCCATTTGGTAGCAGTCACCATCTTCTTTGGGACAATCCTCTTCATGTATCTGCACCCCAGCTCCAGCTACTCAATGGACCAAGACAAATTGGTGTCTGTGTTTTACACACTTATCATCCCCATGTTAAATCCTCTTATCTATAGTCTGAGAAACAAAGAGGTCAAATCTTCCTTAGGTAAAGTGTTTAAAACAAACTCTTTTTACATGTGTTTTTAG
- the LOC100662165 gene encoding olfactory receptor 5AP2-like, translating to MPCSVFSLTPAQITRYMQETQGGNQTEVTGFILLGLSGDPDLQIILFVLFLLIYMATMVGNLGMILLIKTDSCLHTPMYFFLSSLSFVDASYSSSVTPKLLMNLVAENKAISFNACATQFYFFGSFLGTECFLLAMMAYDRYAAIWNPLLYPVLMSGRICFILVATSFLAGFGNGAIHTGMTFRLSFCGSNRINHFYCDTPPLLKISCSDTYINGIVIMTSSSFNVIACVVIVLISYLCILIAILRMPSVEGRHKAFSTCASHLTAVTIFFGTILFMYLRPTSSYSMEQDKVVSVFYTVVIPMLNPLIYSLKNKDVKEALKKVLQKTIL from the coding sequence ATGCCATGTTCTGTCTTTTCTCTTACCCCAGCTCAAATTACAAGATATATGCAAGAGACTCAAGGTGGAAATCAAACAGAAGTGACAGGATTTATTCTCTTAGGACTCTCGGGTGACCCAGATCTACAAATTATCCTTTTTGTACTGTTTCTCTTAATCTATATGGCTACTATGGTAGGCAATTTGGGGATGATCTTGCTGATTAAGACTGATTCCtgtctccacactcccatgtacttcttcctcagcaGCCTCTCCTTTGTTGATGCCTCCTACTCTTCTTCTGTAACTCCTAAGTTGCTGATGAACCTTGTGGCTGAGAATAAAGCCATTTCTTTCAATGCATGTGCCACCCAGTTCTACTTCTTTGGCTCCTTCCTAGGCACTGAGTGCTTCCTGTTGGCCATGATGGCATATGACCGCTACGCAGCCATTTGGAACCCCCTGCTGTATCCAGTTCTCATGTCCGGGAGAATTTGCTTCATACTAGTGGCTACCTCATTCCTTGCAGGCTTTGGGAATGGAGCCATCCATACAGGGATGACTTTTAGATTGTCCTTTTGTGGATCTAATCGAATCAACCATTTCTACTGTGATACTCCACCCTTGCTTAAAATCTCTTGCTCTGACACCTATATCAATGGCATTGTGATCATGACTTCTTCCAGTTTTAATGTCATTGCCTGTGTTGTTATTGTCCTTATTTCCTACCTATGCATCCTCATCGCCATCTTGAGAATGCCCTCAGTAGAGGGCAGGCACAAAGCCTTCTctacctgtgcctcccacctcacTGCTGTCACCATATTCTTTGGGACGATTCTTTTCATGTACTTGCGCCCAACATCTAGTTACTCAATGGAGCAGGACAAGGTTGTCTCTGTCTTTTATACTGTGGTGATCCCTATGCTGAATCCCCTCATCTACAGTTTGAAAAATAAGGATGTGAAAGAGGCCCTAAAGAAGGTCTTACAGAAAACCATACTGTGA
- the LOC135231673 gene encoding olfactory receptor 5AP2-like, which translates to MIRYLAETQGGNQTEVTDFILLGLSDNSDLQIILFILFLLIYMATMVGNLGMIMLIKVDSCLHTPMYFFLSSLSFVDASYSSSVTPKMLMNLVVENKAISFNGCAAQFYFFGSFLGTECFLLAMMAYDRYAAIWNPLRYPILMSGRICFILVATSFLAGFGNGAIHTGMTFRLSFCGSNRINHFYCDTPPLLKISCSDTYINGIVTMASSSFNVITCVVIVLISYLCIFITILRMPSAEGRYKAFSTCASHLTAVTIFFGTILFMYLRPTSSYSMKQDKVVSVFYTVVIPMLNPLICSLKNKDVKEALKKVLQKTML; encoded by the coding sequence ATGATAAGATATCTGGCAGAGACTCAAGGTGGGAACCAAACAGAAGTCACAGATTTTATTCTCTTAGGACTCTCGGACAACTCAGATCTACAAATTATCCTTTTTATATTGTTTCTATTAATCTATATGGCTACTATGGTAGGCAATTTGGGGATGATCATGCTGATTAAGGTTGATTCCtgtctccacactcccatgtacttcttcctcagcaGCCTCTCCTTTGTTGATGCTTCCTACTCCTCTTCTGTGACTCCCAAGATGCTGATGAACCTTGTGGTTGAGAATAAGGCCATTTCTTTCAATGGATGTGCTGCCCAGTTCTACTTCTTTGGCTCCTTCCTAGGGACTGAGTGCTTCCTGTTGGCCATGATGGCATATGACCGCTACGCAGCCATTTGGAACCCCCTGCGGTACCCCATTCTCATGTCTGGGAGAATTTGCTTCATACTAGTGGCTACCTCATTCCTTGCAGGCTTTGGGAATGGAGCCATCCATACAGGGATGACTTTTAGATTGTCCTTTTGTGGATCTAATCGAATCAACCATTTCTACTGTGATACTCCACCCTTGCTTAAAATCTCTTGCTCTGACACCTACATCAATGGCATTGTCACGATGGCTTCCTCCAGTTTTAATGTCATCACCTGTGTTGTTATTGTCCTTATTTCCTACCTGTGCATCTTCATCACCATCTTGAGAATGCCCTCAGCAGAAGGTAGGTacaaagccttctccacctgtgcctcccacctcacTGCTGTTACCATATTCTTTGGCACGATTCTTTTCATGTACTTGCGCCCAACATCTAGCTACTCAATGAAGCAGGACAAGGTTGTCTCTGTCTTTTACACGGTGGTGATCCCTATGCTGAATCCCCTCATCTGCAGTTTGAAAAATAAGGATGTGAAAGAGGCCCTAAAGAAGGTCTTACAGAAAACCATGCTGTGA